The genomic region TCCTCCGCATCGAGATTCCGCGCGGCACGTCCGGGAGGTAGACCGGTGGACGAAGAAGACACGGACGACCCGACCCCCCTCCTCGAAGCCACCGAGGCTCCCGGCGCTCCGCAGGGGGACCTGCCGCGCGTCCTGCCGGCCGTCCTGCCGATCCTGCCGCTGAAGAACACCGTCGTCTTCCCCCACTTACCGACTCCCCTGGTGGTCGGGCGGGCGTCCTCGTCGAAGCTGATCGACGACGTCATGCTGAAGGATCGCATGCTGGGCCTCGTCCTCCAGAAGGACCCCGGGGTCGAGGACCCGAAGGAGAAGGATCTGCACGCGATCGGGACGGCGGCCGTCATCCAGCGCATGCTGAAGTTCCCGGACGGCACGATGCGGGTGCTCATCACCGGCTTCGAGCGGATCCGCCTGAGCCGCGTCGTCCGGACCGAGCCGTACCTGGTGGCCGAGCTGGACCGCCTGCCGGATCAGACGGAACAATCGGTGGAGATGGAGGCCCTGGTCGCCAACCTCAGGAGCCAGATCACCAAGATGCTGTCGCTCATGCCGATCGCCTCGGAAGAGATCGGCGTGGCGCTCCTGAACGTGCAGGCCCCGGGACGGCTGGCCGACATGGCGGCGGCCCTTCTGATCCGCGACGCCAAGGACAAGCAGGACTACCTCGAGACGGCCTCGGTGCGCGAGCGGCTCGTCAAGCTCACGCGGCAGATCAGTCGCGAGATCGAGGTGCTGGAGCTGGGCACCAAGATCCAGAAGGAAGTCCAGGATGAGATGGAGAAGGGCCAGCGCGAGTTCGTGCTGCGCCAGCAGCTCAAGGCGATCCAGAGGGAGCTCGGGGCCACCGACGAGATCGAGGCGGCGATCGCGAAGCTCAAGGAGGACATCGAAGCCGCGGGAATGCCGGTCCAGGCCCGGGAGGCCGCCGAGCGTGAGCTCAACCGCCTGCGCACCATGCCGCCCGCATCGGCCGAGTACGTCGTCACCCGGACCTATCTCGACTGGCTGATCTCGCTACCCTGGGCGAAGCACACCGCCGACAAGATCGAGCTCCAGGAGGCGCGCCGCATCCTGGACGAGGACCACTACGATCTGAAGCCCGTCAAGGACCGCATCCTCGAGTTCCTGGCGGTGCGCAAGCTCAAGACCGAGTCGCGCGGGCCGATCCTGTGCTTCGTCGGCCCGCCGGGCACCGGCAAGACCTCGCTCGGCCGGTCGATCGCCCGTTCCATGGGCCGCGCCTTCCATCGGCTGTCCCTGGGCGGCATCCGAGACGAGGCGGAGGTCCGCGGCCACCGGCGCACCTACGTGGGCGCCCTGCCCGGCCAGATCATCCAGGGAATCAGGCGCTCGGGCCAGAACAACCCGGTGTTCATGCTCGACGAGGTCGACAAGCTCGGATCGGACTTCCGGGGCGACCCGTCCTCGGCCCTTCTCGAGGTCCTCGACCCCGAACAGAACTCAAGCTTCGTCGATCACTACCTCGACGTGCCGTTCGATCTGTCGCGAGTGATGTTCATCACCACGGCCAACATCCTGGACACCATCCCCGCCCCGCTGCGCGACCGCATGGAGGTCCTCGAGCTGCCGGGGTACACGGACGAGGAGAAACTCGAGATCGCCCGGCGCTACCTGATTCCCAGGCAGGCTCGCGAAAACGGCCTGTCGCCGGAGGACCTGAAGCTGGACGACGGGGCGCTGCCGGCGATCATCTCCGGCTACACGCGGGAAGCCGGACTGCGCAATCTCGAGAGGGAGATCGCGAAGATCGGCAGGAAGATCGCCCTCGGAAAGGCCGAGGGCCGGACCGATCCGGTGGCGGTGCGCGCCGAGGACCTGGTCTCGTACCTCGGGCCGCGGAGGTTCGACCAGGAGGTTGCGGAACGGCTGAACGTCCCCGGTGTCGCCATCGGGATGGTCTGGACCCCGTTCGGAGGGCACGTCCTGTTCATCGAGGCGACGCGCATGCCGGGCGGCCACAGGCTCATCCTGACCGGGCAGCTCGGCGACGTCATGCGCGAGTCGGCGGAGGCGGCGCTGTCCTACATCCGGAGCCGCGCCTCCGACCTGGGCATCAACGCGGGGTTCTTCGAGAAGACGGACATCCACGTCCACGTGCCGGCGGGGGCGGTGCCGAAGGACGGTCCATCGGCCGGCGTGACCATCGCGACCGCCATCGCCTCGCTCCTGACGGGCCGCCTGTGCAAGCCCTCGACCGCCATGACCGGCGAGATCACGCTGCGGGGCAAGGTGCTGCCCATCGGCGGAGTCAAGCAGAAGGTCCTGGGCGCGCGCCGGGCCGGCATCACGACCATCATCCTGCCCGCGGAGAACCGGAAGGACCTGACCGACATCCCGAACAGTGTCCTGGCCAGCCTGGAGTTCTGCTACGTGAAGACGGTGGACGAGGTGCTCGAGGCGGCCCTGCAACCCCGGAAAGAGAGCGGGAAAGCGGCGGCGACTCCCGGCCGGCCCTCCTCCCGCCCGCGGAGCGTCAGGCGCCCCCGGCAGAGCCTCAACCCTTGATGACGGCGACGGGCACGAGCCGCGCGACCCTGCGCGAGATCCCCGCCCGATCGACCACGTCCACGACCTCCGCGACGTCCTTGTAGGCCTCGGGGATCTCCTCGGCCAGGGTCGCGTACCCGTCCGAGCGCACGAAGATTCCACGGTCCTCCATCTCGCGGACGATCGGCCGGCCGCGCGCCGCCTTCTTGGCGGCGCTGCGGCTCATCCTCCTCCCGGCGCCGTGGCAGGTGGATCCGAACGTCTCCTCGTAGGCCTTCTGCGTCCCGACCAGGACGTACGAGTAACGGCCCATGTCCCCCGGGATCAGGACCGGCTGGCCGATCTCCCGGTAGGCTTCCGGGGTCTGCGGGTGGCCGGGCGGGAAGGCGCGGGTCGCCCCCTTGCGGTGCAGGCAGAGCCTGCGCTCCTTCCCGTCCACCAGGTGGGTCTCCACCTTGGCGATGTTGTGGCAGACATCATAGACGACCTCGATGCCGAGGGCCCGGGGGCCCTTCTGGAACACCTCCTCGAACGACTGCCGCACCCAGTGGGTGATCACCTGCCGGTTGGCGAACGCGAAGTTCGCCGCGGCGTACATGGCGCCGATGTAACGCTTCCCCTCCTCGGACTTGACCGGCGCGCAGCAGAGCTGCGGGTCGGGCAGGTGGATCCCGTAGTCGCGGGATGCCCGGAGCATCACCTGCAGGAAATCGTCGCACACCTGGTATCCCAGGCCGCGCGAGCCGGTGTGGATCGAGATGGCGAGCGCGTCCTGCTCCAGACCGAGGGCGCGGGCCGCCGGCTCGTCGTAGATCGTCTCGACTCTCTGGACCTCGACGAAGTGATTTCCCGAGCCGAGCGTGCCGAGCTGCGGCCGGCCGCGCTCCCTGGCCCGATCGGAGACCTGTCCGGGCTGCGCCCCCTCGAGACATCCCCCTTCCTCGATATGCGCCAGATCGGCGTCGTCGCCGAAGCCGTTCTTCACGGCCCAGGGGGCCCCGCCGGCCAGCACGCGGTCGACGCCGCGGGCGTCGAGCTTGAGGTCCTTGCGGTGCGACCCGACCCCGGTCGGGATGTTGCGGAACAGGGCCTCGACGAGGTCCCGGAGCCGCCCCTCGGCTTCCGTGGTGGTCACACCGGATCGCAGGAGGCGGACTCCGCAGTTGATGTCGTACCCGACGCCGCCGGGCGAAATGACCCCCTCGTCCAGGTCGAACGCCGCCACGCCGCCGATCGGGAAGCCGTATCCCCAGTGGATGTCGGGCATCGCGACCGAGGCGCGCACGATGCCGGGAAGGCAGGCCACGTTCGCCACCTGCTGCAGGGCCTGGTCTTCCCGGATCCCCTGCATC from Candidatus Polarisedimenticolia bacterium harbors:
- the lon gene encoding endopeptidase La, which codes for MDEEDTDDPTPLLEATEAPGAPQGDLPRVLPAVLPILPLKNTVVFPHLPTPLVVGRASSSKLIDDVMLKDRMLGLVLQKDPGVEDPKEKDLHAIGTAAVIQRMLKFPDGTMRVLITGFERIRLSRVVRTEPYLVAELDRLPDQTEQSVEMEALVANLRSQITKMLSLMPIASEEIGVALLNVQAPGRLADMAAALLIRDAKDKQDYLETASVRERLVKLTRQISREIEVLELGTKIQKEVQDEMEKGQREFVLRQQLKAIQRELGATDEIEAAIAKLKEDIEAAGMPVQAREAAERELNRLRTMPPASAEYVVTRTYLDWLISLPWAKHTADKIELQEARRILDEDHYDLKPVKDRILEFLAVRKLKTESRGPILCFVGPPGTGKTSLGRSIARSMGRAFHRLSLGGIRDEAEVRGHRRTYVGALPGQIIQGIRRSGQNNPVFMLDEVDKLGSDFRGDPSSALLEVLDPEQNSSFVDHYLDVPFDLSRVMFITTANILDTIPAPLRDRMEVLELPGYTDEEKLEIARRYLIPRQARENGLSPEDLKLDDGALPAIISGYTREAGLRNLEREIAKIGRKIALGKAEGRTDPVAVRAEDLVSYLGPRRFDQEVAERLNVPGVAIGMVWTPFGGHVLFIEATRMPGGHRLILTGQLGDVMRESAEAALSYIRSRASDLGINAGFFEKTDIHVHVPAGAVPKDGPSAGVTIATAIASLLTGRLCKPSTAMTGEITLRGKVLPIGGVKQKVLGARRAGITTIILPAENRKDLTDIPNSVLASLEFCYVKTVDEVLEAALQPRKESGKAAATPGRPSSRPRSVRRPRQSLNP
- a CDS encoding RtcB family protein, whose translation is MAKPVAIETERLDECRVRIPARGAMNVPGLVFADERLMQGIREDQALQQVANVACLPGIVRASVAMPDIHWGYGFPIGGVAAFDLDEGVISPGGVGYDINCGVRLLRSGVTTTEAEGRLRDLVEALFRNIPTGVGSHRKDLKLDARGVDRVLAGGAPWAVKNGFGDDADLAHIEEGGCLEGAQPGQVSDRARERGRPQLGTLGSGNHFVEVQRVETIYDEPAARALGLEQDALAISIHTGSRGLGYQVCDDFLQVMLRASRDYGIHLPDPQLCCAPVKSEEGKRYIGAMYAAANFAFANRQVITHWVRQSFEEVFQKGPRALGIEVVYDVCHNIAKVETHLVDGKERRLCLHRKGATRAFPPGHPQTPEAYREIGQPVLIPGDMGRYSYVLVGTQKAYEETFGSTCHGAGRRMSRSAAKKAARGRPIVREMEDRGIFVRSDGYATLAEEIPEAYKDVAEVVDVVDRAGISRRVARLVPVAVIKG